Proteins encoded in a region of the Scyliorhinus torazame isolate Kashiwa2021f chromosome 1, sScyTor2.1, whole genome shotgun sequence genome:
- the LOC140417927 gene encoding uncharacterized protein — protein MMTRSTKIQHFIGFLVISVTLFSYGMDMVMANENEGSTSSPWNATDYYMTTNSYGNMTTNTTDFPANFSCQTFNCSGYNCYEDYNNWEECPETQMYCELYRSSNVSHWAGCSDSCASTTNICQNSSHDMCTMECCNTTLCLLLNGEIQEYIEEMPMTIDQPIETTVEMTTPTTTPTTPTTPTTTPTTTPTTTPTTTPTTTPTTTPTTTPTTIGSGNKCAVISCVGSDCYKNQDQGDMYCPVGMNYCKLEQTTATSTWTSSCDNSCNTVSTGCSSDSSSSTCVQECCAAVTSSCLKLDGNDNLLGSASMTESMKLMVYTIAVFILTNHFALFSF, from the exons ATGATGACCAGAAGCACCAAAATCCAACATTTTATAG GGTTTCTTGTGATTAGCGTTACATTATTCAGCTATGGGATGGACATGGTCATGGCAAACGAAAATGAAG GCAGTACATCATCTCCTTGGAATGCAACTGATTATTACATGACGACAAATTCTTATGGAAATATGACAACGAATACAACTGATTTTCCAGCTAAC TTCTCTTGCCAAACATTTAACTGTTCAGGATACAACTGCTATGAAGATTATAACAACTGGGAGGAATGCCCTGAGACTCAAATGTACTGTGAG CTGTACCGTTCCTCCAACGTTTCCCACTGGGCAGGTTGCAGCGATAGCTGTGCAAGCACAACCAACATCTGTCAGAATTCCTCACATGATATGTGTACGATGGAGTGTTGCAATACAACTCTCTGCCTGCTGCTGAATGGCGAAATTCAGGAATATATCGAAG AAATGCCAATGACAATCGATCAACCTATAGAAACCACCGTTGAAATGACAACACCAACAACAACACCAACAACACCGACGACACCAACGACAACACCAACAACGACACCAACGACGACACCAACGACAACACCAACGACAACACCAACAACGACACCGACAACCACCCCTACAACAATCGGCAGT GGAAACAAGTGCGCTGTGATCAGCTGTGTTGGAAGTGACTGCTACAAAAACCAGGATCAGGGAGACATGTACTGCCCTGTCGGCATGAACTACTGCAAG CTGGAACAGACTACAGCAACCAGCACATGGACAAGTAGCTGCGACAACTCTTGCAACACTGTGTCGACTGGGTGCTCATCTGACAGCAGTTCGTCAACATGCGTCCAGGAGTGCTGCGCGGCCGTCACGAGTTCCTGCCTGAAATTAGATGGAAACGATAATTTACTTGGATCTGCAAGTATGACAGAATCTATGAAGCTGATGGTTTATACAATTGCTGTGTTTATTTTGACTAATCACTTTGCACTCTTTAGTTTCTAA